TCAGCACCCGCTCGCCGTAACTGGCATAGAGGGCATTGACGTCGGTACTTTCATCCACCAGCTCCCAGGGAGCGGTGGCAACATTCAGCTCATCCAGAAGGGATTTCTGGGTGTAGCGGTCGGCCAGGCGGCCAAACACAGGACCGTTGATAAAATTCTTGTGGGTGGAGAGTTGCAGGCTCAGGCTCGACTCAGGCCACTGCTCCCGCTCGGCGGTGATGATGTCATCGTCCGCCAGTGGCAGCTTTTCATCGCTGGGGGCCATGATATCCACCGGCAGCACTTCAATGGCCAATGGCTGACCGGCGTGGGACAGCATGGCACCGAGCTGACCATTGCCCAGTACCCAAACGCGTTGTTGATTCGCCATGATTACGCGTCCCTCGGGTCCGGATTTTCCAGTACGCTCTGGGTTTGCTCGGCGCGGAAGGCTTCAAGGCGCTCGGCGAGGGCAGCGTCGTTGTTGGCGAGGATTTGGCAAGCCAGCAGACCTGCGTTAAAGGCACCGGCAGTACCTATGGCGAGGGTGCCCACGGCAATGCCCTTTGGCATTTGCACGATAGAGAGCAAGGAGTCCATGCCGTTCAGGGCCTTACTCTGCACGGGTACGCCGAGTACCGGCAGACGGGTCTTGGAAGCCAGCATGCCCGGCAGGTGGGCGGCACCACCGGCACCGCCGATGATCACCTGAAAGCCTTTGTCAGCTGCTGTGGCGGCGAAGTCCATTAACTTGTCCGGGGTTCTGTGGGCGGAAACCACCTCAACATGGTAAGGCACCTGCAGTTTATCCATGATCTCTGCGGCGGCTTCCATGGTGGGCCAATCACTCTTGGAACCCATTACGACAGCAACGAGGGCGTGCATGATAACTCCTTAACGACTGATTTTAATTATATTTGCCTGTTTTCAGGCGAGGGTACTTTGCGCCCTGGCGGCGGGGGAGTCCCCTCGGTAGTCGTTGCCAGGGCGAGATGGGGCGCAATGATAGCATGATGGACGTGGTTTCGCTGCCTTTTCAGTTGCCTTTATCAGCGCCCGCCCGGCCTGTGTAACGGATGCGATAAAGCCGGTCCCGGCCATCGTCGCTGACCAGCAAGCTGCCGTCCGGCAGCATCATCACATCGGCGGGGCGGCCATGGACCTCGTCGCCCTGCAACCAGCCTTCAGCAAAGGTTTCCAGGTACTCTACTTCCTTGCCGTTAAGCTTGGCAAAACGTACCCGGTAACCCACTTTTTCACTTCGGTTCCAGGAGCCATGCTCTGCGATAAAGATGCCGCCCTGATACTTTTGTGGAAACTGTTTTCCGGTATAGAAGGTCATGCCGAGACTGGCCACATGGGCACCCAGATTCGCCTTGGGAGGCTCATAGTCTTCGACACGTTTGCCTGCGCCAAACTCGGGATCCAGGGTGTCACCCTGATGCACATAGGGGTAACCGAAGTGCTGGCCCGGGCTTCTGAGCAGATTCAACTCATCGGAGGGCATATCATCCCCCATCATGTCGCGGCCATTGTCGGTAAACCACAGCTCGCCGGTGGTGGGGGCAAAGTCGAAGCCGACGCTGTTACGTACGCCGAGGGCTTCGTCCCTGGTGGTCAGGGTTTCCAGGTCCAGGCTAATGATTTTGCTGTACTCTTTGCCCGCATCGCAGATGTTGCAAGGGGCGCCGATGGGGATGTAGAGGCGGCCATTGGGGCCAAATTTAAGGTACTTCCAACCGTGGTGTAAATCCTTGGGCAGCTTGTCGTAAATAAGGGTCGGCGCGGCCTTGCCGGGGCTTTGGGCCTCATCCACACGGTAGAGGTTACCCACATCGGCGATATAGAGTTTGCCGTCCCGGTAAGCAATGCCCGATGGCATGGTGAATTTCATCGCAAGCTGCCCGGCGCGCACTCCGGCCTTTTCAGCGTCAGAGCCCGGCAGCGGCAGATAATGCACCTTGCCTTCTTTACGTGAGCCCACATACAAAAGACCCGACTCAGTCACGGCCATCTGTCGATAGTTTTTAAAGCCATGGTGCAGCACCTCAATCTCAAAACCTGTGGGCAGCTTGATAAGGTCGAGCACCGCCTGATTTTCGGCGCCGCTGTAGGCGGCTGCCTGCCAGGGCATGAAGAGTGCGGCGGCTAAGGCGGTCGTCAGTGCTGGCGAGAGGTATGGGGTGGCATGTCCTTTTTTGGCCAATGTCATGGCATTCTCCTGTGGCGCGCTTTCGTAGGGGGTCCCAAGCATGCCAAAGAGAAATGAAAAAAAACAGCGCCTGACGGCGCTGCTTTCTGTTTGGCTCTGGGCGGATGGCCCGGTATAGGAGTCTTGGGTTATTGCTTGGCGTTATTGCCAGGGGCCTGACTTTTTTCCATCAGCCCCAATGCGGAGAAACCCGTTATCACATCCAGATTCGAGGTCATGCCCCCATTGCCACCGATGTAGTTTTGCGGCATTTCCACCTTGAACTTGGGCAGATTCTGATACAGCACCTTGGCCACATCGCGATTCATCTCGGCGGTATAAATTTTCTCGTAGGTACCCAGGGCCTTGTATTTGGCCGCCAGAACTTCGGCTTCGGCGATACCCGTTTCCCGGATAGCCCTGGCTTCAAAGGAGGCTGCGGCCGCGTTGGCTTTTTGAATTTCCAGGTTGGCCTGCGCCATTTCCAGCTCTTTGGCCTTGGACAGTGCGGCAATTTCTTTCTTCTTGCGCTCTTCCACCAGCTCACGCTCGGCAATCTGGCGGGCAATTTCCACTTCCTTTTGCTCGGAGATTACCGCCAGCTCCTTGGCGCGCTGGGCATCCTGCACTTCGCGGGTACGCTGGATTTCTTTACGCAGCTGCTCTGTCTTGGCCTGGGCTTTGGAGGTTTCCTGCTCCTGAATGGTACGGATGCGCTCGGCCACCAGTTTCTTTTTGTCTGTCAGCAATTTATCCAGTTGATCTTCAGGTGATGGGTCGCCAATGGTCACCTGGGTAACGGTCACTCCATACTGGCTCAGTGGATTGTCCTGACGTATTGGCTGGCCGCTCTTATCGGTGACGGGAATGGTTTTCCACACCAGCTGCTTGGTGGACTGAAGCTTGTTCGAATCGTCCTGGTCGAAGCCGACGGGCACCAAATCGACCTGTTCCACTTCTACCTGACGGCGCTCTGTGGTGTAGATCCCGTTGCTGAGCTGATCCGCCAGCTGGGCCTTGAACTGGTTTAACCCACCCTGGAAAAACTCTTCACCCGTGTACTGGGTGGCGGTTATCACAGTCACGTTGCGGGCGTTTTTAATCAGCATGGTTTCAATCAGGTTGTCGTTGGAGCGAAACTCCCTGTGCATCTGGATAATTTGCTCGGGGGCGTGTGACAACTTAAAACGGAACGTGGCCGGTACCTGACCCGTGTAGGTGTCGGCAAAGCGCACCTGCAGCGACGGCAGGCGCTGATAAAAGGCCTCGCCCTGATTGTTGCCAAAAGAAACGGTAATCACCTGATCGTAACGGGTTATCTTGGACAAAAACGGCATACGCACATGGATACCCGGCTCGGTAAACACATCCAGTGCCCCGGTGATGTTGTTTTGATGCACATAGGTGTAACCGGCATCCGTCATCAATATCGAGCTTTTCAGTACGGCCAGGGCACCTATGGCACCGAGGGTGATTAAAATACCTTTGGGGGAGACGGCTTTGCGTGCGCGGGAAATTGTGGACTCTTCCATGGTGCTTCCTTGTCTTGTCCTTGTATTCGAAAGGAGATTTGGCGTAAGGCGGCACATATTACAGGGAAGTTCAGTTTGGGTCATGCATTTTGACAAGACCCAAACCTTAAAACTATCAAGGTGTTAAACCGTATTGCTGACAGTATCCTTCAAGGCGGTCGACATGTCCGGGTAGAAGGAGAGTACGCCGGGTTTCTCCTGGACTCCGGCCTTGACCAGGGTTCTCAGCGCCTGAAAAGGCACTGAGACGATGCGGATTTCATGCCCCTGCTTTTGCGCCCAGGCTACGGTTCGCTCGAGCGCACTGACGCCTCCCGCGTCCAAAAGCGACACATTCTGCCAGTCGAGCACCAGGATGGGCGCGCCATTCTGTCGGTGCATCAGTTCACTGAAGAGGTTATCGGCGGCGGCAAAAAACAGCGGGCCATCGATACGGAAGGCTTCAACACTGGGGCTATCAGTATTACCGCTGCTTTCCAGCGCGACCAGACGGGTAGACGCCGCAAGCTGTCCCATCAGCAGCAACGACGCCAACACTATGCCAACGCCGATGGCAATCACCATATCGAAGGCAACCGTGAGCATCAGGCAGGTCAGCAGCACAGCCACATCCGACACATGGGCTCTGCGGATAAGGTGAAGACTCTTTTTGGCCTCGCTCATGTGCCAGGCCACCACTAACAGCAAGGCGGCCATGGTTGCCATGGGGATGTATGCCAATATGGGGGCCAATAATACCAGCGCCAGCAGCACAGTGACTGCATGGAACACCGCAGCCAAGGGACTTTTGGCGCCGGCGCGCACGTTGGCGGCGCTGCGTGCAATGGCGGCGGTTGCCGGTATGGCACCGAAAAAGGGCGCAATAAGGTTGCCAAGCCCCTGGCCAAAGAGCTCGCTGTTGGCGCTGTGGCGATTACCTGTCATGCCATCCACCACCACGGCGCAGAGCAAGGATTCAATGGCGCCCAGCATGGCGATGGCCATGGCAGCAGGCAGCAGATTCTGGATGAGTTGCCAGTTGAGCGTCAGCGGCTCTCCCCCCATTCCCGGCATTTCCCATGGCAATAGAAAGGATGGCAGTACCGAAGGGAACCCCGCCACCAGGGTGCCATCATTCAGGGTAAAGGAGAAACGGGAGCCTATGGTCTCTACGTCGAATCCAAAGCCGGCAAGCGCCAGGGCGCAGAGTGTGCCCGCCAGTATGGCAGGCAGGTGTGGCGGCATTTTTTGGGTGAATCTGGGCCAGAACACCAATACCGACAGTGTGATAGCAGCGACCAGAATACTGGGCCACTGGGATTGGGGCATGGCTTGGGTCAGGGTGGTGAGCTTGTGCCAGAAATCCTCGGGAAGCGTCGCAATGGGCAGGGCAAAAATATCCTTTATCTGCAACATAGCGATGACAATGGCAATGCCGCCGGTAAAACCGAGTGTCACAGGCTCGGGGATGTATTGAATAAGCCTGCCAAGGCGCATCAGGGACATCAGCAATAAGATGACGCCGGACATCACGGTCGCCAGCAGTAAGCCACCGAGACCATACTGGGCAGAAATGGGGGCGAGCAGCACCACAAAGGCGGCGGTCGGCCCTGATACGGACAGCTTTGAGCCGCCACTGATGGCGATGATGATACCGGCGACAATGGCCGTGTAGAGACCATATTGGGGGGCGACACCACTGGCGATGGCGAGCGCCATGGCAAGAGGAATCGCAATAACACCCACTGTGATACCAGCGAGTAAATCAGCCAATAAATCGGCACGGGAATAGCGTTCTCCCAGCAGACTCTGGCGCAGGGCAAATGCCGGAATAAGCGAAGTCAGGTGATGGCGATGTGGCATGCTGGAGTCCTGCCGCATGGGCGGCCAAAGCTGGGTATTTTAGTGAGCGCTCAGACACCAATGTGTGAGCTTTGGCAAATTTTTGCAAGCCCTGACCCTTTTGGCTTTTTTCTCCGTTTATAGGGATATAGGGTCAGATGGGGACGGAATATGGACTTTGCAGCGGTGGCTGTGCACACTGAATACAGGTGCAATCAAGGTTGGGAAATACAGGGTGAGCACCGCTGGTTAATCTCAACCATCAGGGCAATCATGACAGCAACTCAATCCATTTCATTGGTGGGGTCAGAGGATGACGAACTGCTGATGCAGCGTTATGCCGCCGGGGACATTCAGGCCTTCGAGACCCTCTATCGTCGACACAAGGGCGGGTTGTACCGCTATTTTTTACGCCAGATTGGTGACAGCCAATTGGCCGAAGATCTCTATCAGGAAACCTGGGGAAGGGTGATTAAGGCTGCGCCCGCCTATGAAATCAGCGCCAAGTTTACCACCTGGTTATACCGTATCGCCCATAACCTGCTTATCGACCATGTGCGCGCCGTTAAACCTCTGAACGACGCTGATTCACTGGATGAAGACGGAATGGTGCTCGCAGACACCCAGACTCCAGTGCGAAACCATGAGCATGAACTCAGGGTACAGGCCCTGAAACACTGTGTAGGCCTCTTGCCACAGGTGCAAAAAGAAGCTTTTTTGCTCTCCAGTGAAATGGGGTTTACTGCGCTGATGATAAGTGAAATTGCCTCTGTGTCCTTGGAAGCGACCAAAAGCCGTATTCGTTACGCCTATCAGAGCCTCAAAACCTGCATTGCCAAGCGATTGGGGGAGGATAGCGATGAAAGATAGCCAACTGGTGGAAACGGAACTCAAGCAGACGCTGGATGTCCTTTATCGTGAGGGTGCCAATGAAGAGCCGCCCGAAGCCCTGGATGCGGAAATTCTGGCGCTGGCCAGCGCGCATCTTGCCAGCCCCAAACCTGAGATTGCAGTCCGTCGTGGGATTAGACGTTTCCCTTATGCCATCTCCAGTGCCGCTTCCCTGCTGCTGTTGGTGGGCCTGGTTCTGACGAATCCGCAGCAGGTATTTTTCAATACCGATACCGTGTTGCCTGAGGCGGATATGCTGATGGTGCCAGTGGCAGAAGAGGGTATGGTCAGAACTGAGATGAATGCCAACGCCCGCACTGGCGTGAGCTCAGCGCCTGAAGTGTTTTCTGCTTCGCCAACGACCACGGACGCAACCGCTGCGGCGCAAGCGGAAACAACTGCCATACTCAAATCATCGGCGATGAAATCAGTAATGGAGCCGCTGGCATTGAGACCGGACGGTCTGGCGGATACAGACGATATAGATCTGCTGCTTGCCTCTTTGGAGGACACGCTCGCCGGGGGAGGCAGGCAACAAACCCTGCAATTAATCGAGGCGTTTATTGCACGGGATTATGAGTTAACCGCGCAGCAGCAAGTAAGGTTTGAGCTGCTTCAATCCCAGTTGGCTGACTGAGCCGCAGTCATAGCCATGGTCACAGTGAGGGGGCAAGTATGCAGGCAGTGAGAGTCGGACTGTTGCTGTTGCTGTTTTCCTGGCCCCCGCTGTCGGCCCTGGCACAGACTTGCCAAACGCCACTGCACGTGGCCTATAACGATTGGCCTCCTTATTCCTGGTCCGATGAAGGCGGTGAGCCTCTGGGGCTGGATATTGATCTCTTGAAGGCCTTTGCCCGCCGCGCCGGTTGCATGCTGGAATTTGATAAAATGCCGGCCCGCCGCTCCCATCAACTGATGCACCTGGGGAAGGTGGATATTATGATGGGTGCCAGTAAGACGGTCGAGCGGGAGGAATATGCCCACTTTTCCGTGCCTTATCGATTGGAGCAAGTAGGGCTTTTCAGCATAGATAATGGCGCCGTTTCACCGCTTGTCAGCTGGCAGCAGGTGCTCGACAGTGACCTCAAGCTGCTGGTGCCCCAGGCGGGGTGGTACGGTGAAGCCTATGAGAGTTCAAAACGCAGTCTGGCGATGCGCAATCAGCTGGTTGAAAGCCCTGATCTGCTAAAGAGTGTTCAAATGCTGTCACGGGGCCGTGCTGAGCTTGCCATTGGTGATGCACTGGCGTTGCCCTTTATTGCCAGCCAGCAAGAGAAAGTCCATCTGTTTCGCCATCCCCTTAGGCTCACTGAAAGCGACATCCACTTGATGTTCAGCCGCTTCACCTTTGATGAAGCCAGGGTCAGGGCCTTCGATGATGCCATTCGCGGTGCGGCCCAGGATGGTGAGATCGCCGCCCTGCTCCTGAAATGGGAGCAAATTTCTTTAAGCCGTATCGAAGGCGTTTCACAACAGCTTAAAGGCTCGGATGACTCTATCTGGATCCTGGCTGACTGAGCCTTGGGGTTTGCCTGTACATCAGTTTGTCAGTGCCATATTTCGCGCATCGCCGGTTCGGTCAGAAACGTGTCAACCAGCAGCGGGTCGAGAATACTGCCCTTGAGTCCTTTAATGTGGGTGAGAGCCTGTTCATAGGTCATTCTGAATCTGGGGTCAGGATGGCAGAGTAAGTCATCCACCGTATCTATCAGTGCGACGACCCGGGCTGCAAGGGGAATGGATTTACCCTTGAGTTTACCGGGGAAACCTTCTCCATCCCAACGCTCATGGTGGTAGGCTGCTATGTCTCTTGCCATCGCAAGCAGCACGCAGTCAGGGGCTTCACGCAACAGCTCCCCAAGCAATCGGTCACCGATAAGCGTGTGTTTATAGCGTTCGGTTTCCATGGCCGGTGTCATGGTGAGCTGCTTGCTTTGCAGGCTGTCGGCCACCCCTATCATGCCTATGTCATGCAAGGTGGCGCTGAGGCCAATATTCTCCGCGAATTCCGGGGTTAATTCGTCTGGTCGATGGGGCGATCTCAGCAGTGCCTGGGTTAACAGCTCACTGGCTCTGGCGATACGATTCAGATGCCTGGCCGAGTCTGAATCCTTGAAGCCGGAAAGCCGTGCCAGGCCAAGTACTGTTGCCCGGCGCGATGCATGGGTCCGCTCAAGGGAATCAGATAGTTTGTCGGTAAGAAATCCTGTGGCCAGGCATAACATCACGTTGATAGTCAAAAAGTTAAGCACCACCACCAGATATATTTCCAGACTGTAGTCGGGCAATTCTGGCCAGGGTAGCCACCCGGCCGTAAAACCCAGACCCATGGCGGTCAGTGTGAGGGCGGTTAACATCAGACAATAAATGCCGATTCGTCGCCCAAGCAGCAGGGTCCCAATCAGCGGGAACATAAATAGCCAAAAAAAGCCCGCACCTGTGGGGCCAATGGACCAGATAAAGGCGACCCCTATCCCGTAACAAAGCAGGCTGCCCATCAGATAACGCTGCTTATCTTCCAGTTCGGGAAACAGCAGCAGTGCAATCAGTGTCAGGTACGCGAGGGTGTCTACCACGACCATGGACCACAGACCCTGTTTCACACACAGATACACGCTGGTGATATAAACAGGAACACAAATGATGGCCATGGCACCGAACAGGCGACGGAAGATAATCTGACGCCAATGGGCGAGGTCCGTTGGATATTCATCCCTTGAAAGTTTGGACATGCAGTCTCAACCTGTGCCTTCGAGGCTATTTGTATAACAGGAAAAGGTTAATATCCTTGTTTTTAGCATAGTTGCAAGTGATTTCAACCTTTGTTCCAGCCCCAAATCCCCTGTGAACTTCGTAAAAATAATCAATGATGCTTCTTACGATAAATCGATACTCACCATGGATTTGAGCTAAGAGAGCACCAGCCATCCAAGGCGCGCCCACATCAGCACAAAGAGTATGGCGCAGACCGACAACATGGCAAAGGTCATACCCGGCGCGTTCTGGGTAACGCCTCATCGGCGCGTATTTGCCGGGCAAAAGAAGAGTAAAAACCTCAGCGCATAAAGCCCAGCAGAAAGGTGCTCCTATTACCTGTAGCCTTGCCGACCAGCATGACTCTCTATTTTGTCTTGGGTTAAGGGGAGGGCGGATAAAAAAACAGGGCGCCATGGCGCCCTGTTTTGAGAGTGCGGAATTACTCGTCTTTGGGCAGGCCGCCCAATGCCTCAACCAGCGCATGCATCAGTGCGACCAGCTCGCTGCCCATGAGGGCGAAATCGGCATCGAGACGGGCCATGGGGTCATCGTTGCCCAGGTCGTCATTGCCGGCGCGGAACTCCTCTGAGAACTTAAGACGCTTGAGGCTGGCATCGGATTGCAGCAAGAGGGCGATGGACTGGCCGAAATGCAGTGCCAACTTGTGGACTTCTTTACCGGTTTCCAGGTGAGCCAGCACCTCATCTTCGGTTAACACCTGCTGCTTGAAGCGCACAATGCCACCTTCTTCGGCAGCCGATTTAAGCTCTGCCTCATCCTGCATGATAAAGGGCGCAGTAGCTTCACCGGCCTTGAGCCACTCGGTCATGGTGTGCTCAACCGGTACGTTGAACGACACAGGGATCACTGGCAGCGAGCCCATGGCCTTACGCAGCAACGCCAGCAGCTCTTCAGCCTTGGTGGCACTGGAGCTGTCCACCAGGATCATGTCGATTTCAGGCAAAATCAGCGCATGGATTTGACTGCGACGGGAAAACGCCCGTGGCAGCAAGCTGGTGGTGATTTCGTCTTTTAATGCATCTTTTTCTTTCTTGGTCAGCTTGCGGTTTTCTTCATCCTCAAGCTGCCCCACTTTTTCTTCCAGGGCTTCTTTGATGACCTGACCGGGCAGAATCTTTTCTTCTTTGGTGGCACAGATCAGATGACGGTTGTTGGCGCTGTGCACCAAAGCGCTGCCGTGTTTACCAAGCGCTTTTGAAAACCCGAACTTACTCACGTCCTGGCTGGAGCAAGGGCTGAAGGTAAAGTCTGCCAGGGCCTTTTCCAGCGACTCGGCGTCGATGTTGATTGGCTTGTTAAAACGATACAGGGTGAGATTTTTAAACCACATAATTGCACTCGGCCACGAAACGAAAGCCCGAGTGTAAGCCATCGCCCGTGGCGGGTAAACCGGAAATCGAGATGACAGTCAGATGGCAGTAAAGCAAATTCACAAAAGTGTCATTAAAAGATGTTTTGTAGTTAAGTTTTTGAAAAATAAAGATTGTCAACCTTGCCTGTAACGCGTTTGCTGGAGATGTAACCACTTGAGCAAAAACTGAAATAAAACTGAAACACTCAGATTGCAAACTTGCGCTCGTTCCAAACCAATAACCAGACGCACTGAACGTCGCAAAGGATTAAATGATGAACGCTTTTAACAAAACTCTGCTTGTTTCCGCGCTGACCGCTGCTTCTTTGGCTTCTGCCCAAGCGGCTGAACCTGTAACTGTTTACGGCAAACTGAACGTAACAGTGCAGTCTAACGACGAAGCCGGTGATTCCGAAACTGTGGTACAGAGCAACGCCTCTCGTCTGGGTGTTAAAGGTGCTTTCGAACTGAGCTCTTCGCTCGAAGCCTTCTACACCATCGAGTATGAAGTGGATACCGGCAATGATGCCAAGGAAAACTTCCTGGCCCGTAACCAGTTTGTGGGTCTGAAAGGTAATTTCGGTGCGCTGTCTGTGGGTCGTAACGACACCATGCTGAAAATCGCCCAGGGTAAAGTTGACCAGTTCAACGACCTGTCAGGCGACCTTAAGAGCCTGTTCAAAGGTGAAAACCGTATCGAGCAGACTGTGACTTACCTGTCACCGGAGTTCGGTGGTTTCAAAGTGGGTGCTACCTACGCCGCTGAAGGTGCCAAGTCTCAGGCCGGTGAAGACGGTTTCTCTCTGGCCGCCATGTACGGTGATGCCAGCCTGAAGAAAACTGCTTTTTACGCTTCTGTGGCCTATGACAGCGAAGTAAAAGGTTACGACATCCTGCGTGCCACTGTTCAAGCCAAGCTGGCTGGCCTGGTATTGGGTGGTATGTACCAGCAGGAAGAGAAGTCTGTTGACGGTGACAGCAAGACAGGTTACCTGGTGAGCGCCGCTTACAACATCGCTGATGTGACCCTGAAAGGTCAGTTCCAGGACATGGAAGATAAAGGTGACTCCTGGTCTATCGGTGCTGACTACAAGCTGGGCAAGCCAACCAAGGTATTTGCCTTCTACACCAGCCGTGACATGGAGTCTGCCGATGACACCGACAACTACATCGGTGTGGGTATCGAACACAAGTTCTAATCGGACTTTGAAACAGTAAAAAAGGAGGCTTGGCCTCCTTTTTTCATTTTTATAAACAGCTAGTTAATTCGTCTGATTATGACAATTTCTGCTGAAATATGTCATCATTTACCCCGGCGATCATAAATTTGTCACAAAACTGACCAATAATGGCCATCGTGGACATTCACTGATAGAAAACCGCTTATGACTGCAAGGATTTTGATTGTTGAAGATGAGTTGGCCATCCGCGAGATGCTGACATTCGTGATGGAACAACACGGTTTCACGACCTCGGTTGCCGAAGATTTTGATTCGGCATTGGGACAGCTTCAGGAACCCTATCCGGACCTTATCCTGTTGGACTGGATGTTTCCGGGGGGCAGTGGTATCCAGCTCGCCAAACGCCTCAAGCAGGACGAGTTTACCCGCCAGATCCCTGTCATCATGCTCACCGCACGAGGTGAGGAAGAAGACAAGGTCAAGGGCCTGGAAGTGGGTGCCGACGACTATATCACCAAGCCCTTCTCACCCAAGGAGCTGGTGGCCCGCATCAAGGCTGTATTGCGCCGCGCTGCGCCAACCCGCCTTGAAGAAACCATCGACGTACAGGGATTGACCCTGGATCCTGTCAGCCATCGCGTCACAGCCGGTGACACTGTGCTGGACATGGGCCCCACCGAGTTTCGTCTGCTGCACTTCTTTATGACTCACCCAGAGCGTGTCTACAGCCGTGAACAGCTGCTGGACAATGTCTGGGGTACCAATGTGTATGTGGAAGACAGAACCGTAGACGTGCACATTCGCCGTTTGCGCAAGGCCGTTGAGCCTTCGGGGCACGACCGCCTTATTCAAACCGTCCGCGGTGCAGGATACCGTTTTTCCACTCGGGTTTAGTTCGGGATAGGCACAGTTAGCCGGATAGGTTATCTTGTGCCCCCAGACACTACCCTCAGCTGGATATAGCTATGTTTGACTCCTATTCAGGGTATCGCCTGGCCTCCAGGCTGATGATTTACCTGCTTGTCACCCTGGCTCTCGGTTTGCTCATTGGTGAGCTTAGTCTGACGCTGTTGGCCGGTTGTGTGGTGCTGCTGTTTTGGCACTATCGCCAAATCGGCAGGCTTACCCACTGGCTGTGGCATGACAGACGTCTGACACCGCCACAGGGCAGCGGCAGTTGGGAAGGTATTTTCAATGGTATCTACCGCCTCCAGGGAAAAAATCGCCGCCGGGTGTCACAGCTCGCCGGTTTGCTGGGCCGTTTCCGTCAGGGGGCTGAGGCGCTGCCCGATGCGGCTGTGGTACTGGATTCTGATAAAAATATCCTCTGGTGTAACAAGCTCGCTCAGCTGATGCTGGGGCTGGTTTGGCCACAGGACAATGGCCAGCGAATAGATAACCTTATTCGTCATCCGGATTTTTCGGCCTACCTGAAAACCCACGATTTCAATGAGCCGCTGGAGCTGCCTTCGCCGGTTTCTGACAAACGCCTGCTTGAACTGAGACTGATGAAATATGGCGACAGGCAAATGCTGCTCATTGCCCGTGATATCACCCGTATCCGTCAGCTGGAAGGCATGCGCAAAGAGTTTGTTGCCAACGTTTCCCATGAACTCAAGACCCCACTGACGGTACTGCAGGGGTATCTGGAAATGATGCAGGGGATGACGGAGCCGGACGACATGAACGCCAAGCCGCTGGCACTGATGCAGCAGCAGACACGGCGTATGCAGTCCATGGTGGAGCAGCTGCTCACCCTGTCGCGTATTGAAGATGCCGCCGATGTGGATCTGGAAAAAACCGTCAACATGGCGCTTTTGATGGCTGCCATTAAAGACGAGGCTGAAGCCCTGGCGCAGGGCGAATACACCTTGCAGTTTGATATTCAGTCCGGGCTGAATGCCCATGGTAATGAGGTGCTGCTAAGAAGCGCCTGCAGTAATCTGGTGTCCAATGCCATTCGCTATACGCCGCCCGGTGGGATCATTAAAGTCAGTTGGCGCCAGATTGCCACCGGTGGCCGCTTT
The window above is part of the Shewanella litorisediminis genome. Proteins encoded here:
- a CDS encoding substrate-binding periplasmic protein — protein: MQAVRVGLLLLLFSWPPLSALAQTCQTPLHVAYNDWPPYSWSDEGGEPLGLDIDLLKAFARRAGCMLEFDKMPARRSHQLMHLGKVDIMMGASKTVEREEYAHFSVPYRLEQVGLFSIDNGAVSPLVSWQQVLDSDLKLLVPQAGWYGEAYESSKRSLAMRNQLVESPDLLKSVQMLSRGRAELAIGDALALPFIASQQEKVHLFRHPLRLTESDIHLMFSRFTFDEARVRAFDDAIRGAAQDGEIAALLLKWEQISLSRIEGVSQQLKGSDDSIWILAD
- a CDS encoding HD-GYP domain-containing protein, producing the protein MSKLSRDEYPTDLAHWRQIIFRRLFGAMAIICVPVYITSVYLCVKQGLWSMVVVDTLAYLTLIALLLFPELEDKQRYLMGSLLCYGIGVAFIWSIGPTGAGFFWLFMFPLIGTLLLGRRIGIYCLMLTALTLTAMGLGFTAGWLPWPELPDYSLEIYLVVVLNFLTINVMLCLATGFLTDKLSDSLERTHASRRATVLGLARLSGFKDSDSARHLNRIARASELLTQALLRSPHRPDELTPEFAENIGLSATLHDIGMIGVADSLQSKQLTMTPAMETERYKHTLIGDRLLGELLREAPDCVLLAMARDIAAYHHERWDGEGFPGKLKGKSIPLAARVVALIDTVDDLLCHPDPRFRMTYEQALTHIKGLKGSILDPLLVDTFLTEPAMREIWH
- the rdgC gene encoding recombination-associated protein RdgC; this encodes MWFKNLTLYRFNKPINIDAESLEKALADFTFSPCSSQDVSKFGFSKALGKHGSALVHSANNRHLICATKEEKILPGQVIKEALEEKVGQLEDEENRKLTKKEKDALKDEITTSLLPRAFSRRSQIHALILPEIDMILVDSSSATKAEELLALLRKAMGSLPVIPVSFNVPVEHTMTEWLKAGEATAPFIMQDEAELKSAAEEGGIVRFKQQVLTEDEVLAHLETGKEVHKLALHFGQSIALLLQSDASLKRLKFSEEFRAGNDDLGNDDPMARLDADFALMGSELVALMHALVEALGGLPKDE
- a CDS encoding porin; translation: MMNAFNKTLLVSALTAASLASAQAAEPVTVYGKLNVTVQSNDEAGDSETVVQSNASRLGVKGAFELSSSLEAFYTIEYEVDTGNDAKENFLARNQFVGLKGNFGALSVGRNDTMLKIAQGKVDQFNDLSGDLKSLFKGENRIEQTVTYLSPEFGGFKVGATYAAEGAKSQAGEDGFSLAAMYGDASLKKTAFYASVAYDSEVKGYDILRATVQAKLAGLVLGGMYQQEEKSVDGDSKTGYLVSAAYNIADVTLKGQFQDMEDKGDSWSIGADYKLGKPTKVFAFYTSRDMESADDTDNYIGVGIEHKF
- the phoB gene encoding phosphate regulon transcriptional regulator PhoB yields the protein MTARILIVEDELAIREMLTFVMEQHGFTTSVAEDFDSALGQLQEPYPDLILLDWMFPGGSGIQLAKRLKQDEFTRQIPVIMLTARGEEEDKVKGLEVGADDYITKPFSPKELVARIKAVLRRAAPTRLEETIDVQGLTLDPVSHRVTAGDTVLDMGPTEFRLLHFFMTHPERVYSREQLLDNVWGTNVYVEDRTVDVHIRRLRKAVEPSGHDRLIQTVRGAGYRFSTRV
- the phoR gene encoding phosphate regulon sensor histidine kinase PhoR, with translation MFDSYSGYRLASRLMIYLLVTLALGLLIGELSLTLLAGCVVLLFWHYRQIGRLTHWLWHDRRLTPPQGSGSWEGIFNGIYRLQGKNRRRVSQLAGLLGRFRQGAEALPDAAVVLDSDKNILWCNKLAQLMLGLVWPQDNGQRIDNLIRHPDFSAYLKTHDFNEPLELPSPVSDKRLLELRLMKYGDRQMLLIARDITRIRQLEGMRKEFVANVSHELKTPLTVLQGYLEMMQGMTEPDDMNAKPLALMQQQTRRMQSMVEQLLTLSRIEDAADVDLEKTVNMALLMAAIKDEAEALAQGEYTLQFDIQSGLNAHGNEVLLRSACSNLVSNAIRYTPPGGIIKVSWRQIATGGRFQVEDTGEGIAPQHIGRLTERFYRVDSARSRATGGSGLGLAIVKHALAHHHTELYVSSQLGKGSIFGFVIPSHLLEPQKGP